From Pedobacter indicus, a single genomic window includes:
- a CDS encoding ring-cleaving dioxygenase — translation MENRILGLHHVTAIANMAKRNLDFYTKVLGLRLVKKTVNFDDPGTYHFYFGNETGAAGTILTFFPWEGIGRGKNGAGMATDIGYAVPQGALKFWKERLKSFDISYTESEIFGENLISFTDPDGLQLQFIEPLVENDRKVWTTDDVTEGVSVKGFHNVTLTLQRANATSQVLTDILGYKLDKQENNRYRFTTDAINTANVLDIIENPSASRGHNAAGTNHHIAFRVKDDEVLMKFREKIVAAGFNITPKIDRDYFFSLYFREPGGVLFEIATDNPGFTVDEPLAELGTSLKLPKQYEGMRDEIEKVLPELS, via the coding sequence ATGGAAAACAGAATTTTAGGTTTACACCATGTAACCGCGATTGCCAACATGGCTAAAAGGAATTTAGATTTTTACACGAAGGTTCTAGGTCTCCGTCTGGTTAAAAAGACAGTTAACTTTGATGATCCGGGAACCTATCATTTCTATTTTGGTAATGAAACGGGTGCTGCTGGCACGATCCTCACTTTTTTTCCTTGGGAAGGGATCGGTAGAGGAAAGAATGGTGCGGGTATGGCTACAGACATAGGCTATGCTGTACCTCAGGGTGCACTTAAATTTTGGAAAGAACGACTTAAATCTTTTGATATATCTTATACAGAAAGTGAAATATTTGGTGAGAACCTAATTTCTTTTACAGACCCAGATGGACTTCAACTACAATTTATAGAACCACTAGTGGAAAATGACCGAAAGGTATGGACAACGGATGACGTAACTGAGGGGGTATCCGTAAAAGGATTTCATAATGTAACACTAACCCTTCAGCGGGCTAATGCCACATCACAAGTGCTTACCGACATATTAGGATACAAACTTGATAAGCAAGAAAACAACCGGTATCGTTTTACAACCGATGCTATAAACACTGCAAACGTTTTAGACATTATCGAAAATCCATCAGCATCCAGAGGACATAATGCAGCGGGAACGAACCATCACATCGCGTTCAGAGTAAAAGATGATGAAGTATTAATGAAATTTAGAGAGAAAATTGTAGCTGCCGGTTTCAACATCACGCCAAAGATTGACCGCGATTATTTCTTTTCTTTGTATTTTAGAGAACCAGGGGGTGTACTTTTTGAGATAGCAACAGACAATCCGGGCTTTACGGTTGATGAACCGTTGGCAGAATTGGGCACCAGTCTAAAACTTCCTAAACAATATGAAGGCATGCGTGATGAAATCGAAAAAGTATTACCAGAATTATCGTAA
- a CDS encoding MgtC/SapB family protein — MSIDTYEIIIRLGAAALCGALIGIERERKEWTAGMRTHMMVAVGSALYMILSAYGFDEFIGRDGVEFDPTRIAAQVVSGIGFLGAGTIIFLHRGIIRGLTTASGLWTVAAIGLAVGAGMYWAAVATTVIALIILLVVQKIERLFFSKKKEGPLLVARLKKIEESKEVLRDLLTNDTLTIDHFSIDRTDEGESEIKIISRDKKALKELAAQLNEDSRVKGIDYQ; from the coding sequence ATGAGTATTGATACCTATGAGATTATAATTAGGCTAGGTGCCGCTGCACTGTGTGGTGCTCTGATCGGCATTGAAAGGGAGCGTAAAGAGTGGACAGCGGGTATGAGAACTCATATGATGGTGGCGGTCGGCTCGGCACTTTATATGATCTTATCAGCCTATGGTTTTGATGAGTTTATTGGTCGCGATGGAGTTGAGTTTGATCCAACACGTATTGCAGCTCAGGTGGTTAGTGGTATCGGCTTCTTGGGTGCGGGTACGATTATTTTTTTGCATAGGGGAATTATCCGCGGACTAACAACAGCCTCTGGCCTCTGGACTGTCGCTGCAATCGGCTTAGCAGTAGGGGCGGGGATGTATTGGGCAGCCGTGGCAACAACGGTTATCGCGCTGATTATTCTTTTGGTCGTTCAAAAAATTGAAAGGTTGTTTTTCTCTAAGAAGAAAGAAGGTCCGCTATTGGTAGCACGCCTTAAGAAAATCGAAGAATCAAAAGAGGTGTTAAGGGATTTGTTGACCAATGACACGCTAACAATTGATCATTTTTCCATCGACCGCACAGATGAAGGTGAGTCTGAGATCAAAATCATCTCTCGTGATAAAAAAGCGTTAAAAGAGCTTGCCGCTCAACTAAATGAAGATAGCCGTGTAAAAGGGATTGATTATCAATAA
- a CDS encoding alpha/beta hydrolase — MKHHLNIGTAGVELNKAQKTLIMIHGRGGSAEDILSLSQHLNVEDYTLLAPQATNHTWYPHSFIAPAEQNEPWLSSAIETIDLTVDTAIRAGIEAKNIFFFGFSQGACLTLEYMARNAQQYGGAVAIIGGVIGEEINRKNYRGDFQQTPIFIGTSHPDFHVPVERVYETEDILKEMNAEVSLKVYENFGHSINEDEINLANNIIFK, encoded by the coding sequence ATGAAGCATCATCTAAATATTGGAACAGCGGGAGTTGAGTTAAACAAGGCTCAAAAAACATTGATCATGATCCATGGTCGTGGAGGAAGTGCAGAAGATATATTAAGTTTGTCTCAGCATCTGAATGTCGAGGACTACACACTACTGGCGCCGCAAGCAACAAATCACACATGGTACCCACATTCATTCATTGCGCCAGCTGAGCAGAACGAGCCATGGCTATCATCAGCGATTGAGACGATTGATCTAACGGTTGATACGGCTATTCGAGCAGGCATCGAAGCAAAGAATATTTTCTTTTTTGGCTTCTCACAGGGAGCGTGTCTTACGCTGGAATACATGGCCCGAAATGCACAACAGTATGGTGGTGCAGTGGCCATTATCGGCGGGGTAATCGGTGAGGAAATTAACCGTAAGAACTATCGCGGTGATTTTCAACAGACACCAATTTTTATCGGCACGAGCCATCCTGATTTCCACGTTCCTGTTGAACGGGTATACGAAACTGAAGATATATTAAAAGAAATGAATGCAGAAGTTAGCCTAAAAGTATATGAAAACTTTGGTCATTCTATTAATGAGGATGAGATAAATTTAGCTAACAATATTATATTCAAATAG
- a CDS encoding arylsulfatase, translating to MKNTFCIIILSLCCLAFSYSQNNSRPQTSRPNIIIIMADDLGYSDLGCYGGEVETPNIDFLAREGVRFKQFYNTSRCCPSRAALLTGQYNHMAGIGEMTTATDQPGYQGHLTDNSVTLAEVLKDAGYQTAMVGKWHVSNTIVQNDPKEQLKWLNHQTTYPLFSPIDQYPTRRGFEKYFGTIWGVVDFFDPFSLVNGEQAVENVPEDYYHTDALNDTAVAYIESFSNEEPFFMYLAHNAPHWPLQAVPEDIAKYEDTYKVGWQAIREQRYQRMVKLGLIDPETEPLSDRMLPEEKWDENPNKEWDAHAMAVHAAMIDRMDQGIGRIINKLKERGILDNTVIFFLSDNGASPENAMRYGPGFDRPSETRTGETIHYPVDKAILPGPQTTFTSIGPNWANVANTPWREAKEQSFEGGVRTPMIAFLPKSMMADRGSINQQHVGHIMDFMNTLVEVAGASYPKTHNGHQISPSTGLSMVDALNGKETKGHEDLFNEHFNAKYARIGNWKLVMRPKADSKWELYNLDTDATETKNLALVYPEKVKELSKRWKVWAEEHQVFPKP from the coding sequence ATGAAGAATACCTTCTGCATTATCATCCTTTCTTTATGTTGTTTAGCCTTTAGCTATTCGCAGAATAACTCGCGGCCGCAAACTAGCAGACCCAATATCATTATTATTATGGCAGATGATCTTGGCTATTCGGACTTAGGATGTTATGGTGGCGAGGTTGAAACACCCAATATCGATTTTCTCGCAAGAGAAGGGGTTCGCTTTAAACAGTTTTATAATACTTCAAGATGTTGTCCTAGTCGCGCAGCCTTGTTGACGGGACAGTACAATCATATGGCAGGGATCGGTGAAATGACCACCGCGACTGATCAACCTGGTTATCAAGGTCATCTTACCGACAATAGTGTAACGTTAGCAGAAGTTTTAAAAGACGCAGGATACCAGACGGCTATGGTGGGCAAATGGCATGTTTCGAATACAATTGTTCAAAACGACCCCAAAGAGCAACTCAAATGGCTTAATCATCAGACAACTTACCCGCTTTTTTCTCCGATCGATCAATACCCTACACGACGTGGATTTGAAAAGTATTTTGGCACCATTTGGGGGGTGGTCGATTTTTTCGATCCTTTCAGTTTGGTCAACGGTGAACAAGCAGTAGAAAATGTACCGGAAGATTATTATCATACTGACGCATTAAATGATACAGCAGTAGCTTATATAGAGAGTTTTTCAAACGAAGAGCCCTTTTTTATGTATCTGGCGCACAATGCACCTCACTGGCCACTACAAGCAGTCCCAGAAGATATCGCTAAATATGAGGATACATACAAAGTGGGCTGGCAAGCTATTCGAGAGCAACGCTATCAACGAATGGTTAAACTTGGTCTTATCGACCCTGAGACGGAACCTTTGTCTGATCGGATGCTTCCGGAAGAGAAATGGGACGAAAATCCGAATAAAGAATGGGATGCCCATGCAATGGCGGTGCATGCTGCTATGATCGACCGCATGGATCAAGGTATAGGCAGAATAATCAACAAATTAAAAGAGCGTGGGATTCTTGATAATACCGTGATCTTTTTTCTGAGTGACAATGGAGCCAGCCCGGAAAATGCAATGCGCTACGGACCCGGTTTTGACAGACCTAGTGAAACCAGAACCGGTGAAACGATCCACTACCCTGTCGACAAAGCTATTCTTCCTGGCCCTCAGACGACGTTCACCTCCATTGGTCCCAATTGGGCAAATGTGGCCAATACACCTTGGAGAGAGGCTAAAGAACAGTCTTTTGAAGGTGGAGTACGTACGCCCATGATTGCATTTTTACCGAAATCAATGATGGCAGACCGAGGTAGCATAAATCAACAGCACGTAGGTCATATTATGGATTTTATGAATACCCTTGTGGAAGTTGCCGGTGCATCCTATCCAAAAACTCACAATGGTCATCAAATCAGTCCAAGTACAGGATTGAGCATGGTCGATGCCTTAAATGGAAAAGAAACAAAAGGTCATGAAGACTTATTCAACGAACATTTTAATGCAAAATATGCCAGAATAGGTAATTGGAAACTAGTAATGAGACCCAAAGCCGACAGCAAATGGGAGCTTTACAATCTGGACACCGATGCAACGGAAACAAAAAATCTAGCCCTAGTTTATCCTGAAAAAGTAAAGGAATTGAGTAAGCGCTGGAAAGTATGGGCGGAAGAGCATCAGGTCTTTCCAAAGCCCTAA
- a CDS encoding CpsB/CapC family capsule biosynthesis tyrosine phosphatase yields MTELFAESTSKLSISLRENGEDRESSIHLLSKLKIKLEQFLYSQGIHAAISYSLTYRLNEEDLTTIKTDIEELNSLNNRYLFFDSKAALKADDLKDIIFDLQMKSLQPIIVFPEFNSFWNSHRSRLGRLHARGVMFQVNWLSLTGFHGKDAQYTARYLLERKAVKFIGFENENLVQLMSKNGIKIPKRCADLLGEQLFV; encoded by the coding sequence GTGACTGAACTGTTCGCTGAAAGTACATCAAAACTGAGTATATCCTTAAGAGAAAATGGAGAAGATAGAGAATCCAGCATTCACTTGCTGTCGAAACTAAAAATTAAATTAGAACAATTTTTATACAGTCAAGGAATCCATGCTGCAATTTCCTATTCGCTGACATATCGATTGAACGAAGAGGATCTTACTACCATTAAGACCGATATTGAAGAACTCAATTCGTTAAACAACAGATACCTCTTTTTTGATAGCAAAGCTGCCTTAAAAGCAGATGACTTGAAGGATATTATTTTTGATTTACAGATGAAGAGCCTTCAGCCAATTATCGTTTTCCCAGAATTTAATTCGTTTTGGAACAGTCACCGGAGTCGCCTGGGAAGGTTGCATGCTAGAGGTGTGATGTTTCAAGTTAACTGGTTGTCACTAACGGGTTTTCATGGAAAAGACGCACAATATACTGCGCGCTACCTCCTCGAACGGAAAGCAGTAAAATTTATCGGTTTCGAAAATGAAAATCTGGTGCAGCTTATGAGTAAGAATGGTATTAAAATACCAAAACGCTGCGCTGATTTGCTGGGCGAGCAATTATTTGTGTAA
- a CDS encoding family 20 glycosylhydrolase: MLNSYYASALRFLIIFLFIGCSSPELPAQPTMDISATWKVMGEDKAGKRSVSEFVIHNPSQDSILGNEWSLWFNSMRSIDVSKTQGYTLTHENGDLYRLRFLDAFQGIAPGDSIKIPIEFKSKVINFTFAPSGLYVASDNQEIQPVDITNYQVLPYHGYQDIQLQTLAKQFKLNESLADLDSVDRLMIPRPAELTKQEGSFLISPTTSISTDARFEKEADNLNLAFQKLFGKALPTSSNANPSSSIRIDYAEGFKKEGYSLESSKNQLVIKASDPAGAFYGIQTLKALFPASTWSQQEGRTSSIQIPAVRIKDEPRFAYRGFMLDIARNFHSKEEILKILDLMATYKLNKFHLHFSDDEGWRLEIKTLPELTDIGSKRSAKFVNGQSIQPSYGSGAEALESQYLTQADFMEILKFAAERHISVIPEIETPGHARAAIKAMDARYDAFIKQGKEQEAKEFLLRDFGDKSEYSSAQYWNDNVMNVALPSTFHFIETVIDEIVSMYEKAGLKLTTISLGGDEVPRGVWEKSPLIKELMAKESIRSVNGVWGYYIKNLIPILKERNLQLAGWEEIGMINNGKGMQPNPEFANENILLDVWNNVAGAGAEDLAYRLANLGYSVVFIPANNFYLDQAWNNSYEETGHNWATYTDLERSFSFMPLNFFKNIKTTNRSLEDLTEKGKSNIIGMKGGLWSEKIDHDERLEYMLLPRLLALAERAWAPEAQWEKRGVNNWQSSYQNDWLEFAFQVNRKELLRLDQLHNGFDYRIPDPGVQIAGNKLICNTVSPNFSIHYTLDGSEPTLNSKSYTEALPAKGTVKLKVFNKQGRSGKTITINN; encoded by the coding sequence ATGCTCAATTCATATTACGCCAGTGCGCTAAGATTTTTAATTATTTTTCTATTTATTGGCTGTAGTTCACCTGAACTGCCGGCGCAGCCCACAATGGATATCAGCGCAACATGGAAGGTTATGGGAGAAGATAAAGCCGGCAAACGATCTGTTTCTGAGTTCGTTATTCACAACCCGTCTCAAGACTCTATTCTCGGCAACGAATGGTCTCTTTGGTTTAATTCAATGCGCTCAATCGATGTTTCCAAAACCCAGGGCTATACGTTGACCCATGAAAACGGCGATCTGTACCGACTTCGCTTTTTAGATGCTTTTCAAGGAATAGCACCGGGAGATTCGATTAAGATACCTATTGAGTTTAAGAGCAAAGTCATCAATTTTACTTTTGCACCGTCCGGACTCTATGTAGCTTCGGACAATCAGGAGATCCAGCCCGTTGACATAACGAACTACCAGGTACTCCCCTATCACGGGTATCAGGACATTCAGTTACAAACACTTGCCAAGCAATTTAAACTGAATGAAAGTCTAGCTGATTTAGATTCGGTTGACAGGCTAATGATACCTCGTCCGGCTGAATTGACAAAACAAGAAGGCAGTTTTTTAATTAGCCCAACTACGTCAATTTCGACAGATGCACGCTTTGAAAAAGAAGCTGACAACCTTAACCTCGCTTTTCAAAAATTATTTGGAAAGGCTTTGCCAACCAGTTCTAATGCAAACCCATCCTCAAGCATCCGCATTGATTATGCTGAAGGATTTAAAAAAGAAGGTTATAGTCTGGAGAGTTCCAAAAATCAGCTAGTCATCAAAGCATCCGATCCAGCCGGTGCTTTTTATGGTATTCAGACCCTAAAAGCACTTTTCCCTGCCTCTACATGGTCCCAGCAAGAAGGAAGAACAAGTTCAATACAGATACCAGCCGTGCGTATTAAAGACGAGCCCAGATTCGCTTATCGTGGTTTCATGTTGGACATAGCACGTAACTTCCACTCAAAGGAAGAGATTTTGAAAATCTTAGACCTCATGGCCACCTATAAGCTAAATAAGTTTCACTTACATTTTAGTGACGATGAAGGCTGGCGACTTGAAATCAAAACCCTCCCGGAACTAACCGATATCGGGAGTAAGCGGTCAGCAAAATTTGTAAACGGGCAATCTATTCAGCCATCATACGGTTCAGGAGCTGAAGCCCTTGAAAGCCAATATCTAACTCAGGCCGATTTTATGGAAATTTTGAAATTCGCGGCGGAGCGACACATCAGTGTAATTCCTGAGATAGAAACTCCCGGTCATGCTCGCGCAGCCATCAAGGCAATGGATGCGCGCTACGACGCTTTTATCAAACAGGGTAAAGAACAAGAGGCAAAAGAGTTCTTGCTAAGAGATTTCGGTGACAAATCTGAATATAGTTCAGCACAGTACTGGAATGATAACGTGATGAATGTCGCCCTCCCTTCAACTTTTCATTTCATAGAGACTGTGATTGACGAGATTGTCAGCATGTATGAAAAAGCAGGCTTAAAACTAACAACAATTTCTTTGGGTGGAGATGAGGTGCCGCGTGGCGTCTGGGAAAAGTCACCGTTGATCAAAGAACTTATGGCTAAGGAATCTATTAGATCCGTCAACGGGGTTTGGGGCTATTATATCAAAAATCTCATCCCTATTCTGAAAGAAAGAAACCTTCAACTGGCCGGTTGGGAAGAAATTGGTATGATCAACAACGGCAAAGGAATGCAACCCAACCCCGAGTTTGCCAACGAAAACATCTTACTCGACGTTTGGAATAATGTAGCCGGCGCGGGCGCGGAAGATCTTGCCTATCGGCTGGCAAACTTAGGCTATTCTGTTGTCTTTATCCCAGCGAATAACTTCTATCTGGATCAGGCATGGAATAATAGCTATGAGGAGACGGGGCACAATTGGGCGACCTATACGGACTTAGAAAGATCATTTAGTTTTATGCCGTTAAACTTCTTCAAAAACATCAAAACAACGAACAGGTCGCTCGAAGATCTGACCGAAAAAGGTAAAAGCAATATTATCGGAATGAAAGGCGGACTTTGGTCAGAAAAGATTGACCATGATGAACGACTCGAATATATGCTTCTACCTCGTTTGCTCGCATTAGCTGAACGAGCATGGGCACCTGAAGCTCAATGGGAAAAAAGAGGAGTAAATAACTGGCAGAGTTCTTATCAAAACGACTGGCTTGAATTTGCTTTTCAGGTAAACCGTAAGGAACTTTTAAGGCTTGATCAACTTCACAATGGTTTTGATTATCGAATACCAGACCCTGGTGTACAGATAGCAGGAAATAAACTTATTTGTAATACGGTGTCACCTAACTTCAGCATTCATTATACATTGGATGGATCTGAACCAACCTTAAACAGCAAGTCCTATACAGAAGCTTTGCCAGCAAAGGGAACCGTTAAACTAAAGGTATTTAATAAACAGGGGCGCAGTGGTAAAACGATAACAATTAACAATTAA
- the pnuC gene encoding nicotinamide riboside transporter PnuC, with the protein MELNTLLEIISVIFGILYLVLMVRENIWCWIFGILSSAITVYLYTHVTLYLEAGLNVYYIIAGFYGWHYWLNHKIEDSSITPVVNWKINYHVITLISCGLLSIVLGYIMDNYTDSERPYIDSHLTVFSFVATYMEAKKVLSTWYYWFVLNAVSIGLQFDRGLYFFSALSIFYTVMCIYGYRRWKKTMVTQSQIGELPEPVR; encoded by the coding sequence ATGGAATTAAATACTTTACTCGAAATCATCTCCGTGATCTTTGGTATACTGTACTTGGTATTGATGGTTCGGGAAAATATTTGGTGCTGGATCTTCGGTATTCTTTCATCGGCCATTACGGTTTACCTCTATACGCATGTAACGCTCTACTTGGAAGCTGGCCTCAACGTATACTACATAATCGCTGGTTTCTATGGTTGGCATTATTGGCTGAATCATAAAATAGAGGATTCAAGCATTACCCCCGTTGTCAATTGGAAAATTAACTATCATGTTATCACGCTGATTAGCTGTGGGCTACTTAGCATCGTGCTCGGTTATATCATGGACAATTACACAGATTCAGAACGGCCGTATATCGATTCTCACCTTACCGTTTTTAGCTTCGTAGCAACCTATATGGAAGCAAAAAAAGTACTCTCTACCTGGTACTATTGGTTTGTGTTAAACGCCGTTTCCATTGGACTTCAATTCGACCGAGGTTTGTACTTTTTCTCGGCTTTATCGATATTTTATACAGTAATGTGTATTTATGGATACAGACGGTGGAAGAAAACTATGGTCACCCAATCGCAAATAGGCGAGCTTCCAGAACCTGTAAGGTAA